A genomic window from Centroberyx gerrardi isolate f3 chromosome 14, fCenGer3.hap1.cur.20231027, whole genome shotgun sequence includes:
- the ubiad1 gene encoding ubiA prenyltransferase domain-containing protein 1: MAKEAKQSRAETFVLAGSNGHNGQQWQTSLNNMVHNHHLGGQHMSRMARVTSDVRQKCAAYVLALRPWSFSASLTPVALGSALAYKLDGSVDLVILMVCAVAVLVVHGAGNLVNTYYDFSKGIDHKKSDDRTLVDEILAPQDVVMFGAVLYSVGCLCATLLYFLSTLRLEHLALIYFGGLSSSFLYTGGIGLKYVALGDVVILITFGPLAVMFAHAVQVGYLSVLPLVYAVPLALNTEAILHSNNTRDMDSDKQAGIVTLAILVGPTLSYVLYNLLLFVPYVLFCILATRYTISMALPLLTLPMAFPLEKQFRSRCYAKIPQKTAKLNLLMGLFYVFGIILAPPGSLPLL, encoded by the exons ATGGCCAAAGAGGCGAAACAAAGCAGGGCGGAAACATTTGTTTTGGCTGGATCAAACGGTCACAACGGCCAACAATGGCAGACCAGTTTGAATAACATGGTGCACAATCACCACCTGGGCGGCCAGCACATGTCCAGGATGGCCCGGGTGACGTCTGACGTGAGGCAAAAGTGCGCCGCCTACGTCCTGGCGCTGAGGCCGTGGAGCTTCAGTGCCTCGCTCACGCCGGTGGCCCTCGGCAGCGCCCTGGCCTACAAACTGGACGGCTCGGTGGACTTGGTCATCCTCATGGTGTGCGCGGTGGCTGTCCTCGTGGTCCATGGGGCGGGCAACCTCGTAAACACCTACTATGACTTCTCCAAAGGGATTGACCACAAGAAGAGCGACGATAGGACTCTCGTGGACGAGATCTTGGCTCCGCAGGATGTGGTCATGTTCGGAGCGGTGTTATATTCCGTGGGGTGCTTGTGCGCCACGCTGCTGTACTTCCTGTCCACGCTGAGACTGGAGCACCTTGCCCTTATTTACTTTGGAGGGCTCTCCAGCTCTTTTCTATACACCGGAG gcatCGGCCTCAAGTACGTGGCGCTGGGCGACGTGGTCATCCTCATCACCTTCGGCCCGCTGGCGGTCATGTTCGCCCACGCCGTGCAGGTGGGCTACCTGTCGGTGCTGCCGCTGGTGTACGCCGTGCCGCTGGCCCTCAACACGGAGGCCATCCTGCACAGCAACAACACCCGAGACATGGACTCTGACAAGCAGGCGGGCATCGTCACGCTCGCCATCCTGGTGGGGCCCACGCTGTCCTACGTGCTGTACAACCTGCTGCTGTTCGTGCCCTACGTGCTCTTCTGCATCCTGGCCACGCGCTACACCATCAGCATGGCCCTGCCTCTGCTCACGCTGCCCATGGCCTTCCCCCTGGAGAAGCAGTTCCGCAGCCGGTGCTACGCCAAGATCCCGCAGAAGACGGCCAAGCTCAACCTCCTCATGGGACTTTTCTACGTCTTCGGGATCATCCTGGCGCCGCCCGGCAGCTTGCCGTTACTGTGA